A portion of the Planctomycetia bacterium genome contains these proteins:
- the flhA gene encoding flagellar biosynthesis protein FlhA, whose product MATVAAPNVGAISPYARWRELVLPVGMIASVLVIMLPLPPALLDILLAANISVAVMMLLTTIYVRTPLEFNIFPSLLLATTLARLVLNVATTRLILTHADSLGLNAAGEVVHAFGEFVAGDRIVVGIILFIIIVVIQFVVITKGATRISEVAARFSLDGMPGRQMAIDADLNAGIIDEKEAQRRRAEITAQADFFGAMDGASKFVRGDAIAGIIITLVNIVGGLIIGVLQGGMELAEAGSVYTKLTIGDGLVSQVPAFLISLAAGLLVTRSNTEVNLPAEFMQQLFSRPQALAVTGGFLIMLIFTNLPAIPLFTMAGGCLAMAYTMTRKKREVETQAKQAKAADVKPPQERIEDYLLIDPMEMEIGVGLIRLADPKRGGDLLERIQGVRQQMAGEIGIIIPKVRIRDNFRLEQNQYRVKIADLPVAQGVVYPGMLMAIDSGMTAGKLNGIPTTDPAFGTPAVWIDAGAREQAELLGYTVVEPVTVLATHLTEVVRRNADELLTRDAAKHLIAQLKETSPAVVEELIPSQMKLAEVQTILQMLLREQVSIRQLSSILETLGDHCSRSKDPVLLTEYVRNRLARAICTRLRDKENRLFVVSLDPTLEDRIRAGIEHSERGMFIRMSPQAVEHTCQRISAEVDKLTRIGKPPVVLVSPQIRAGLKQLTSPNIPQLAVLSYAEVTRDTVIESLGMVTEGVGK is encoded by the coding sequence ATGGCGACGGTCGCAGCGCCAAACGTCGGGGCGATAAGCCCTTACGCTCGTTGGCGGGAACTGGTGTTGCCGGTCGGGATGATTGCCAGCGTGCTGGTGATCATGCTGCCGCTGCCACCTGCGCTGCTGGACATCCTGCTGGCGGCCAATATCAGCGTCGCCGTGATGATGCTGCTGACGACGATCTACGTCCGCACGCCGCTGGAATTCAATATCTTCCCGTCGTTATTGCTGGCCACCACGCTTGCCCGGCTGGTGCTGAACGTGGCCACGACGCGCTTGATTCTGACCCACGCCGACTCCCTTGGCCTGAATGCCGCGGGCGAAGTGGTCCATGCCTTCGGCGAGTTCGTGGCCGGCGACCGGATCGTGGTCGGCATTATTCTGTTCATCATTATCGTGGTGATCCAGTTCGTGGTGATCACCAAAGGCGCCACGCGGATCAGCGAAGTGGCGGCCCGGTTCTCCTTGGACGGCATGCCTGGCCGGCAGATGGCGATCGACGCCGATCTGAACGCCGGCATCATCGACGAAAAAGAAGCCCAACGTCGCCGGGCCGAAATCACCGCCCAGGCGGATTTCTTCGGGGCCATGGACGGTGCCAGCAAGTTCGTCCGCGGCGACGCCATCGCCGGCATCATCATTACGCTGGTGAACATTGTCGGCGGTTTGATTATCGGCGTCCTGCAAGGCGGCATGGAACTGGCCGAGGCCGGCTCGGTGTACACCAAACTGACGATCGGCGATGGTCTGGTCTCCCAGGTGCCGGCGTTTCTGATCTCGCTAGCGGCCGGCTTGCTCGTCACCCGCAGTAATACCGAAGTGAACTTGCCCGCCGAGTTCATGCAGCAGTTGTTCTCGCGACCGCAAGCGTTGGCGGTGACCGGCGGCTTTCTGATCATGTTGATCTTCACCAACTTGCCGGCGATTCCACTGTTCACGATGGCTGGCGGCTGCCTCGCGATGGCCTACACGATGACCCGCAAGAAGCGCGAGGTCGAAACGCAGGCCAAGCAAGCCAAGGCCGCGGACGTGAAGCCGCCGCAGGAGCGGATCGAAGACTACCTGCTCATTGACCCGATGGAAATGGAAATCGGCGTCGGCTTGATCCGCCTGGCCGACCCCAAGCGCGGCGGCGATCTACTGGAACGCATTCAGGGCGTCCGCCAGCAGATGGCGGGCGAGATTGGCATCATCATTCCGAAGGTAAGGATTCGCGATAACTTCCGGCTGGAACAGAATCAGTATCGCGTGAAGATCGCCGATTTGCCGGTCGCGCAGGGCGTGGTTTATCCCGGCATGTTGATGGCGATCGATTCCGGCATGACGGCCGGCAAGTTGAACGGCATCCCGACGACCGACCCGGCATTCGGCACTCCCGCGGTCTGGATCGACGCCGGAGCGCGTGAGCAAGCGGAGTTGCTGGGATACACCGTCGTGGAACCGGTCACCGTGCTGGCGACGCATCTCACCGAAGTCGTGCGCCGCAATGCCGACGAATTGCTCACGCGCGATGCGGCGAAGCATCTCATCGCGCAGCTCAAAGAAACCTCGCCGGCCGTGGTCGAAGAATTGATCCCCAGCCAAATGAAGCTGGCCGAGGTGCAAACGATCCTGCAAATGCTGTTGCGCGAGCAGGTTTCGATCCGGCAGTTGAGCTCGATCCTGGAAACGCTCGGCGATCATTGCTCGCGGTCGAAAGACCCAGTGCTGCTTACAGAGTACGTCCGCAACCGGCTCGCCCGAGCGATCTGCACGCGGCTCCGCGACAAAGAGAATCGCCTGTTCGTCGTGTCGCTCGACCCAACGCTCGAGGACCGGATTCGCGCGGGTATCGAACACAGCGAGCGCGGCATGTTCATCCGCATGTCGCCTCAAGCCGTCGAACACACCTGCCAGCGGATCTCGGCGGAAGTAGACAAGCTTACGCGGATTGGCAAACCGCCGGTGGTGCTGGTGAGCCCGCAGATTCGGGCCGGCCTGAAGCAATTGACGTCGCCAAACATCCCGCAACTCGCTGTGTTGAGCTACGCGGAAGTGACGCGCGACACGGTGATTGAGTCGTTGGGGATGGTGACGGAGGGAGTGGGGAAATGA
- the flhF gene encoding flagellar biosynthesis protein FlhF codes for MELRTYRASSMQEALALVRQDLGPEAAVVHTRELGAEGWRRFVRGSRRIEVTASREVNVPSRLAPKETAAPKLAAPSVTSPFDYGPEHAVQFRQEMKGQLDGLQQMVETLCKRSRVGERRELPEAFFRLYAELLDADLSDDEARDLVERIQQELPGANEAAYESVRLRAQQSVESQIRIAGPIMTHSGRRRLVALVGPTGVGKTTTIAKLAANFRLREKRRVGLITVDTYRIAAVEQLRTYADIIDLPMEVVSTPREMREAVAKMSQLDLILLDTAGRSPKDEVQIQELRAFLTEAQADEVHLVMSSVCSSSTLLKTAERFGEVGATSLLITKLDEASSFGSLWPLLRSCPLPLSYLTDGQNVPDDIQPADRRRLARLVLGQMDEAMV; via the coding sequence ATGGAACTACGAACCTATCGCGCCTCGTCCATGCAAGAGGCGCTGGCGCTGGTGCGGCAGGACTTGGGGCCGGAGGCCGCGGTGGTACACACGCGCGAGCTGGGCGCCGAGGGCTGGCGGCGCTTCGTGCGCGGGTCGCGGCGGATTGAGGTCACGGCGTCGCGCGAAGTGAATGTGCCGAGCCGGTTGGCGCCCAAAGAAACCGCAGCGCCGAAGCTCGCCGCGCCGAGCGTAACGTCGCCGTTCGATTACGGGCCGGAGCACGCGGTGCAGTTCCGCCAGGAGATGAAGGGGCAGCTCGACGGGTTGCAGCAGATGGTGGAAACGCTGTGCAAACGGTCGCGCGTGGGCGAACGGCGTGAGTTGCCCGAGGCGTTCTTTCGACTCTACGCCGAATTGCTCGACGCCGATCTGAGCGATGACGAAGCCCGGGACCTCGTCGAACGCATTCAACAAGAGTTGCCCGGCGCAAATGAGGCGGCCTACGAGAGCGTACGCCTCCGGGCGCAACAATCGGTCGAGAGCCAGATTCGCATCGCCGGGCCGATCATGACGCACTCGGGCCGCCGCCGACTGGTGGCGCTCGTAGGTCCGACCGGTGTCGGGAAAACAACGACGATCGCCAAACTGGCCGCGAACTTCCGTCTCCGGGAGAAACGCCGTGTGGGGTTGATTACCGTCGACACGTACCGCATCGCGGCCGTCGAACAGTTGCGCACCTACGCCGACATCATCGACCTGCCGATGGAAGTGGTCAGCACGCCGCGCGAGATGCGCGAGGCCGTCGCCAAGATGAGTCAACTCGATTTGATCCTGCTCGACACCGCGGGCAGAAGTCCCAAAGACGAAGTGCAAATTCAGGAGTTGCGGGCGTTCCTCACCGAAGCGCAGGCGGACGAAGTGCACCTCGTGATGAGCAGCGTGTGCAGTTCTTCCACGCTGTTGAAAACGGCCGAGCGTTTCGGCGAAGTCGGCGCGACGTCGCTGCTGATCACAAAATTGGACGAAGCCAGCAGCTTCGGCAGCCTGTGGCCGTTGCTGCGCTCCTGCCCGCTTCCGCTCAGCTACCTGACCGACGGCCAAAACGTCCCAGACGACATCCAACCCGCCGACCGCCGCCGCCTAGCGCGGTTAGTGCTCGGGCAGATGGATGAGGCGATGGTGTAG
- a CDS encoding FliA/WhiG family RNA polymerase sigma factor: MATTLAPEDVSQLWDAYKLDMNNQELRNRLVEQYLPLVKYNGERIWARLPEGVELDDLISAGIFGLMDAIDAFDLTRGVKFETYCVPRIRGAMLDELRTMDWVPRLVRSKASKLNEAVKTLETRLGRQPSHAEVAEQMTITVPELEKMVLDANAVNLISLNKKWYETDSYKDVREIDILEDKKGEDPTKRIQKNDLMRLVTKGLNRNERLIIILYYYEELTMKEIGATLDLSESRVSQMHSSIVQRLQSQLGRRRPEFGT, encoded by the coding sequence ATGGCAACCACACTAGCGCCTGAAGACGTCTCGCAACTCTGGGATGCCTATAAGCTCGATATGAACAATCAGGAGCTGCGCAATCGGCTCGTCGAGCAATACCTTCCCCTGGTGAAATACAACGGCGAGCGCATCTGGGCGCGGTTGCCCGAGGGCGTCGAGTTGGACGACCTGATCTCGGCCGGCATCTTCGGTCTGATGGACGCGATCGACGCGTTCGACCTGACGCGCGGCGTCAAGTTCGAGACCTACTGCGTACCGCGCATTCGCGGGGCCATGCTCGACGAACTTCGCACCATGGACTGGGTGCCACGCCTCGTGCGCTCCAAGGCCAGCAAGCTCAACGAGGCGGTGAAAACCCTCGAGACTCGGCTCGGCCGGCAGCCGTCGCACGCGGAGGTGGCCGAACAGATGACCATCACGGTGCCCGAGTTGGAAAAGATGGTGCTCGACGCCAACGCGGTGAACCTGATCAGCCTGAACAAGAAGTGGTACGAGACCGACAGCTACAAAGACGTCCGCGAGATTGATATTCTCGAAGACAAAAAGGGCGAGGATCCCACGAAGCGGATCCAGAAGAACGACCTGATGCGGCTTGTCACCAAGGGACTCAATCGCAATGAGCGGCTGATCATCATCCTTTACTACTACGAAGAGCTGACGATGAAGGAGATCGGCGCCACGCTGGATCTCTCCGAAAGCCGCGTCAGCCAGATGCACAGCTCCATCGTCCAACGCCTGCAAAGCCAGCTGGGCCGCCGACGTCCGGAGTTTGGGACGTAG